The stretch of DNA gccaatctcctttgatAGATATAGTcacatctcagtgcaaaggcagcacgatggaaagagatgttatcacagggagcttcttcaataccttgaggagccttcttTGCTGTAGCCTTCTTGGGATTGGGAGATGAGATtttagcaacatcttcagcagcatcataatctgagtcactggatgactccttctttctcttcaatgTATCCTTTTTCTTGACAGGAGGGGACAGAACTTTACTCCAACCTTTTAcaggtccaacaccttttgttttcactcttggtgcaggagtcttgcttgcagtggccacagccttccctgtacagcttctcaacctttttgttataccaccagttgattttacagcagtcttggtggtgacataatcatcaacatctactacatccttttctttttcctccTCAACTCCTGCAGATTTGTCAGCTTCAATCTCTGGTTCTTCTGTGGGTATGGACTGGTTGCTCTCTTCAGActgagtgtccccttcattatcagaagtCCCCTCATCAGCAGTTCTAGTTTCTTCATCTatggactcagatgttgtgtcagttgtctcaacatccttttcagcagCAGCTTCCATCACAGGTTCTTTCTCAGCAGTTTCAACTTCCTCTTGCTCATTCagagatgtttcaacatctgtcatgacaacttcttcagtaacaacagggattgatttttcagccaccatctcagcaattgttggtgatttattAGCAATATTAGGTTCAACCTCTGTAGgggtgtcttccatctcagtttCAACAGACATAGCATTAAGATCCCTCTTTTCAGCATCAGACCCCAATTTTTCTAGACTAGGGTTATCACCGGTTGGCACGATTGTTTCAACAACATCAGACACAGTTTTGGGGTTTACTTCAGTTGCTTTctcagatgtgttaacatttgattcaaaaaccaaatcagacatagaaagagaaaacttagatttataatccCTTCTATTCCTTTTAGAAGTTCCTTTCTCAGATTGATTACCAGATGGAgagatagcatcacttacttttgAAGTTTTCTTCTTCTCAACTGATTTTCCcttccctttcttctcagcaACTCTTGATTGAACTTTGGGTTTGGAAGCATGAACAGTTGTAACCGGTACAACATCCTTGATGATTAGAGCATATTCGATCTttgcctttgatcgagtagaacgtgCAGACTTTGTTGTTTGcgatgattcagacatgttcggatgaaggtttttgaagttggagaagttgaatggatgaaagTTGTAGTGAGAAGCAGTTGAATAGGGTTCAcgatcaaaaattaggatttggaAGAAAAAGCATTGATTGCGTGTAATGAAATATTTAAGGGAAGTGTGTAATGacttccctaaattagcgtgcattgattgatAGGAGAGAGagcggtttccttttgcacgccacaactgcagtaactgctatgcttcttcatgcaggcaaattcccaatttgccccttaaaaattcaaactgatttaCATCAagtgcctttgtaaaaatgtcagctagctgttcacttgtaccaatatgCTTAAGTTCCACGCATTTTTCTTCCACAAGGTCTctaatgaaatgatgcctgatgtctatatgtttggttcttgagtgttgaactggattctttgatatattgattgcactcaagttgtcacaatataatgtcatgacatcttggtcgacattatattatttcagcatctgtttcatccacattagctgggaacaactgctacctgcagctatgtattcagcctctgcagtagatagagacacacaattctgcttcttgctgaaccatgagattaaattatcacccaaaaagaagcaacctcctgaagtgctctttctatcatcagcacttccagcccaatctgcatcacaataccatatcaaagttgagttcttggtctgggaatacagaatcccataatcactggtgccctttatatactttagaatccttttgacttgtacaagatggctcatctttggcttggcttgatatcttgcacaaacaccaacagcaaaggtgatgtctggtctactagctgtaagatacaagagactgccaatcatgctcctgtataggctttggtcaacatcaatgccattctcatctttggttagcttcagatgagtagcagctggagttctcttgtgtgctgcagtgtccattccaaacttcttgatcatattcttcgcatacttgctttgagaaacaaatatggtgtcttccatttgtttgacttgcagaccaaggaagtatgttagctcacctaccaaactcatttcaaactcagaTTGCatctgttgtacaaaatgttgcaccatcttttcagacatacctccaaatactatgtcatcaacatatatttgggcaatcatcagcttctcttcctgttctttaacaaacaaggttttgtcatggcctccttttctgtatccttgactaacaagaaaatttgtcagcctctcataccaagcccttggagcctgtttcagtccataaagagctttctttaacttgtacacatgatcaggattggtaggatctacaaaaccttttggctgctccacatagacttcttcatgtaagtacccatttagaaaggcactcttgacatccatttggtacagcttaaatttaaagatacatgctataccaagaagtagcctaatagattccagtcttgcaactggcgcaaatgtttcatcaaagtcaagtccttcaacctgagtgtacccttgagccactaatcttgccttgtttcttgttacaacaccattttcatctgacttgttcttgaacacccattttgtgcctatgacattaacaccattgggtctaggaacaagatcccacacatcacttcttctaaactgagttaattcatcttgcatggcttctatccaaaactcatcagtgagagcctcttttacatttttaggctcaacttttgagacaaaacatgaattagtaaccacttcatttgtccttcttgtagcaattccctggttaggatttcctatgatgagatccttgggatgattcttctgtattcttattgaaggaactttactcacaggacaaggtgtaggaatggttgattcatcatctgactctgattccttttctgctacagcttcttcagatgttggcaaagttgttgcaacatcatcttcagtgtcagatgttttagcagatgtcaaatcatctatcacaacattgatagactCTACTATTACCTTGGTTCTCTGATTGTAAACTctataggccctgctgtttgttgaatatccaagaaacaatccttcttcacttttaggatccatttttcttctgtgctctctatcagataggatatagcacttacttccaaacacatgaaagtgtttgacagttggttttctgcctttccacagttcatatagtgtagtagaagttccagttctgagtgtgacacgattgtgaatataacaagcagtatgcatagcctcagcccagaattgatatggaagatgttttgcatgcaacatcactctggctgactcttgtattgtcctattcttcctctcaacaacaccattttgttgaggtgtaattggagctgagaattcatgcttgattccttcagagatgcagaattcaagaaagcttgcattctcaaactctttgccatgatcacttcgtatccttacaatagcagagttcttttctctttggagttgaagacaaagttctttgaatgcatcaaaactttcagatttgtcttttagaaattcaatccatgtgaaccttgaaaaatcatctaccatgacaaacgcgtacctttttcctccaaggctctccacttgcattggccccatcaggtctatgtgcagcaATTCTagtacccttgttgtggtaagatgttgcaactttggatgcgacatctttgtctgcttccctatttgacattctccacatatacttccttcctcaattttgagttttggaagacctctgattgcctctttagctattgcctttttcATGCCCTTGAGGTGCAGgtgaccaagtttttggtgccacaactttacctcatcttctttgctaataagacatgtgGATAAATCTTCTTCTATAGGTATCCAAAGGtaacagttgtctcttgaccttactcctttcatcaacagctctccttgctcatttgtaactatacattcagcttttgtgaagttaactttcatgccttgatcacaaagttggcttatgctgattagatttgctttaagcccttttacaagcagcacattatctagctttggtaagccatggtttgcaagtttaccgactcccttgatctctcctttggctccatctctaAAGGTCACAgagctggtagcatatgacttcaagtcttcaagatagtgttcaacacctgtcatgtgtctagaacagccactatcaaagtaccaggtttcttttgaagaagctcttaaggatgtatgagctattaaacctgtgatcttcttcttttctctccattcctgtcttgttgtaacattaggaaagacaggagtatagaattcttgatgaactctccttggatatccgtgcagcctatagcagaaaggcctaatatgtcctttccttccacaatgatgacatgtccagttatagaacctgggcacaggatgttccataagatgttgcgacaatcctcctgacacaaacgtgttgttgattggagtatgtatagtggcattgttgaacttcatctgttgctttactctttcatgttcaaaaccaatgggcttaggtttcccgtagttttgtctttgtaacatttcctcaaaggcatcagtacctttggtcatcattttagccacttttgtgacttgatccaagtcagcatttaacttggtcacttcttcaccttgttcagcaactttacacaggaggttagacttctccatttccaactgttgaatttgactactctgatcttcaaccttaatgttgagattattaatgttcatgagtaagtcatttctcTCAGCTTGCAGTTttccattgatcttcttttgtttctccaatgctttgcaaacttctatacttctattatgaagatctttgtaagtagcagctagttcctcataagttacctcctcatcacatgattctgagtcagatacacaaactcctgttaaagcattaacaaatttggcagattcttcctcctctgaatctgtatcagaccatgagaccacaagacttttcttttgcctttttagaaaggttggacattcaggtctgatatggccaaaaccttcacattcatggcatttcactcctctttcatcttcatttgtctttttctgaaagctggactgtttgttgttgttgaatcgaccatttggcttgtgcctttgatccactttcttcatcaacttgttgaactgtctcccaagcatagccatagactcagctaagctttcttcaccttcagattcaatttgtaaatcatcagcagcactttttgaagcaaaggctagattcttatctttctttcattccttctgttcaaaccaatttcataggtctgaagtgatcctatgagttcatctaaatttaggcttgagagatcatgagcctcctcaatggctgtcaccttcatatcaaatcttttaggcaaagatctgagtatttttccaactagctcctcatctgagataggttttccaagtgcatcaaacgaatttgcaaagtcaagcacattcatctgaaagtcatgaatggtttcttcctccttcattctgagattctcaaaattggttttgagcatctgaagcttagatagcttaagttttgatgttccttcatgagcttttctcagaatttcccaggcatgcttagtagtaatacatctcttaacaagcctgaacatgttagcatccacaccattgaaaattgcatacaaggctttggagttgccaagtgccagatcatcctcatctttagtccattcatcatgtggcttcttaacatcagttttattgccatctttgtcaagaaccattggtggttcccatccacgtaacacagccttccatgtcctgctgtcaattgattatatgaaagcctccatacgagatttccaataatcatagttctcaggacctgtcagtaaaggaGGTTtggacactgaccctccttctttatccattgtaccagaaagtactctccctggagctcacccaaaataacagaacagggtgcctgctctgataccaattgaaattctggtatcactagaatgatgttaccgaagatgtcccaacaactactttatgaataatgttgtttttattgttggcacatcttataacatataaaaactgacagaaaataaataaatgacacaagtaattgttaacccagttcagccaactgcctactctgggggataccaatccaggaaggaaatccactaatagctctagttactaagacctccagcaaaccctaggatttacgccttaaactaagacctccagcaaacccctggtttacgccttataacctcgacactactcatgcaacttctgcctaggaactcctagacatgagatcccatctcacttccactcacacaacacaacctgtgttgtttaaacaatgttaggaatgatgtggcgacaacttgccaatacaacacttcacttttgcttaaaagcttcaagtgaatcacacacggtaaactccgtacttcaaagcttaggagtcaccttaaaataataaacttacttcttaactcgtgttatagaatccacaagcaagaattacaatcaaacaataaaagactcaacaaagactcaatatgtgtaactaatacttttcaatgagatacctagtcttgagcttggtcttcgtatatataatgattaggcatgctcctctttcttcacaaatgctcagacgctccttgagaatcataaaggatgatctgatactttttcaatcttcattaaggatatatcaagactttccaaaagtgtttaaagaactttatatgataggataagtcatccagctatttcattaagtttgtcttatccttataactcctgatcagatcagaactccattaagcgtgctctttaagtggatttccatatatagcagatgctctcataaatgcgcgagatttccttcagcaaaaaggatgttgtaacatgttttccaacatcttgttagtatatttgttttagcaaaattaagccaattcaaatatccaacatgtTTCATCTAAGAGAATTACTAAATGGTACGAGTAACTTATGCAAGAAAAGCAAGAATATAGTATTATAGTGtgtttctattttaaaaaaataaaaaactataaagTCCATGTTTTGCGGAAATCACGTCCATGTGTTGGTGAAAATGGACGGATTATAACATTTTGCATGTTTCGTTTTTCTTTTGGATTCGTACCAATGATCATTTTCCTTCATCTAATTAACAAGGTGTTCGTGCAATAAAACACCCCTCCAGAGGTCATGGTTGTTAAGGTGAAGATTCTATATTAATGATAGCTAAAGTCCCGTAAAAggattttaattatatattgccCATGTGAAGTGATTGattaatccttattttgtttaggaattaacaataaataattctttattttccaACCTATTAACTTTATTTTGAATtgtaaatactttttttatattagttaaaCACACCTTAATATATTTCAGttaactacttaaaaaaaaagaaagtgatgttataagaatatttaaaaaatagtgttgatatcattcttcttaaaaaaaaatcaattagaattagaatataATAGAAGAACATATTTTATGTCCACTCACACTTTTCCTATGACTATATGGAGTGAATATTTTGAACCTataatatactaaaaaaatattctatgGATGTAATCGTCCACCAATGAATTTAATTATGGTCCATGTTATTACAAAGCAAACTCTCTCTTCCATGTAAGGAGAAGGCACAAAACTCTTCATGTTCACCTCAGCTGATTAATTTAAACAACACTTATCCTCATCTCTTTCTCCATACTCTTTTGCTTCCTCTTTCTTCCAAGTTCCAACATCATCCATCAACCACctttattttaacatttttccaCACCTaccttaatttatttaataataattcatttttaagatTGAATTTGGTCATAATATTCAACCTAACAATTTCAGCATTTTTATGGTGTTAACTCTTTGATTTTTAAAGGAAAATATAGTAATTCAAAATTCAACCACatagtaaataaaattttacaaaaaaaaaaaattgacttttttatGTAGTAGGTGATATTTGTGAACATTTAATAAtccattttaataatatttattattaataattaagtCATGGAAACAAAAcagtattatttatatttttaaaatattgactatccaaattttaaaataaaatttatattttaagtttttttctaTATcctatatttttagtttttttttgtcagataGCCTAGTGACTTTgtatttttagttttctttattaGTGACGAACATtaattagcattttccttattaatTTTAaggtttaattatatatttggtctcttatatttattttagattttaattttgtcactcaagtttaaaaagtttcaagtgaGTCATTTTTGTCAAATTTCGTTTTAAATTGTCAATGTAGTTAACAAATTTGTATACACGGACAACTTAGGAGGGTGCACGTGGAAGTTTTAAacgaaattaactcaaaatttaataaaaatgataaacttAAGTTgaaatcaataacataaaaaattaaattaaaaaatttaaaatataaaaaataaatttaaaatctaaaataaaaataaggactAAAGCcgcttaattttaatttatatttaagtcGCTTTTTCTTCAACCTTACTTCTTGGTTATTGAATCATCATCACAACACAAGTCCAATATTCTAATATCACAGACTCCGTGCACTCAACTCTCTTCTTTCTTCCCAAATCATCCATCCATGGCGTCACCAACAGCATCTCTTTACCAAATccaatccattttccattataaaaacaacaacaaacctTTATTCTCATTATCATCACCAACACATCAATTTCCTTCCAATTCCAATTTCTTCTTACAAAGGAAGTTATCATTGACGATGCCCAGGAAAGAATCTGTTATTGTTGTGTCGGCGACGACGGCGGAGAAGAAACGGCATCCGGGTGAGAAAAAAGGGTTTGTTGAAGAGATGAGGTTTGTGGCTATGAGGTTACATACAAAGGACCAGGCTAAGGAAGGTGAGAAAGAAGTTAAAGAACCTGAAGAGAAAGCTGTTACTAAGTGGGAACCTACTGTTGATGGTTATTTGAGGTTTCTTGTTGATAGTAAGATTGTTTATGATACTCTTGAGAAAATTGTTCAAGATGCTGCTTATCCTTATtgtaagacttttttttttttttttttaatgtttttattatattaattttattacatatgtgtttattttttttggtgaaaaaggatatttgttgttttgtttgtgatTGATATTGCTGACAATTGTGATTGAActtggttggttggttggtgttatcttttcattttttagtattAACCTTCATGTTGTCGGGGGAAAAGGGTGTcctggtaatccagagttcggctgCGGGATATGTAAAGTCTGgtcaagaattgttcccaccgTGTAGAACAATTTGTCCTTGGGTAACTCATTAAGACATTAACCATTTGAGTCAAATTGCTTGGTTGGTTGGTGTTATCTTAAAGACATAAAAAACCATGATGTAGTATACAAGGTTGTAAATTAAGGTCTAATACCGCGAACTAGACTGTGACATAATGATTTTGATGCTACTCTGAAATTGTGATGCGTTTGCGATTGAGGCCGCATTTGAACCTGCATAGGTTCTTTTACGATGATACTTGGCCGGTGAGGTACCAAGCTTAGGTCTTAGGGATAACTGTTTGTATGGTAAAAAGTGAGTGTGTCTCTTTTGCTGCCTTTATCCCTTAGTATATATTCTCTGTCTAGCCGAGACTATCCCATCTTGGTTGAGACTTGAGACTACTTCTCCTCATGGATCGTGCCTTGCCAAGTGTCCCACGTGCTGTTTGCCTGCGAGTTTACCTGACATAATCTCGTCATGGATTCATCGAGATAACCTCATCGTGGGTAGATCTTATCACGGATATTGAGCTATACCCGGTTTCCACCATATCTTAGTTTTGGACCATAAATGGGAAACATGTATGGAGCTCAAAATGATTGTGATGGTCCAAAACCAATTCTTTGAAATATCAAAGTTAAGGCTTTGTTTGAGATTGGATTATATCATCTTTCTTCTATACAATGTAGAGTAGTAGTTTTGTGAACAAATAACGGCAAAACCATTAGATATTATTCTTTCTTAACATGTATCTTCAAGCTTCTTGATAACTAGGCCTTGTTAGTTCGCGCGTGTTTTCTTTCCAAGTGTTTCTTGATGTTACATGTATCGGTTACTTTAGCATATCTAGACAGAGCTATTGAGTTGGTGTTCTCGGGTATACTAAGGTTCTCAGCAAATTTGATTACATAATTGGATGGtgattttgtgtttgttgtGTAGATGCTGAATTCAAAAATACTGGATTAGAAAGGTCTGCAAGTTTGGACAAAGATTTGGCATGGTTCAAGGAGCAAGGTTATACCATTCCCGAACCTTCAACTCCTGGTCTTACTTATGCAGACTATCTTAAAGATTTATCTCAAAATGACCCCCAAGCCTTCATTTGCCACTTTTACAACATCTACTTTGCACATTCAGCTGGGGGTCGAATGATTGGGAAGAAGGTAATCCTTTGCATCTATGCTAAAAGAGCTTATATCATGTTTGAGTAGCACATCTTTGATTTTGAGTATCTTTTGCGCTCCATAACATGTATCTTTTCACGATTGATAATGATTAATGAGACTTTATCCAgagatattttcatttttcatcgTGATAGAGATCTCCTTGGAGATGTTAGATCATACTGGATTTTTCTTTTAGATGTATTATGTATACAATGTTTCATATCTTTCACCGTCAAATACTCTGTTTGGTGGTACTATGGACATGCTGATTGTAATTAAACAATATTCCGATTGAATATGTACATAATTGGATTAGCATATTctgtgtttgaaaataaattttcagcACAAAGCATTTTCTGTATGATTTTGATTATAAGCTGTTTAGAAATCTCAACAACCAAAACAACTGAATCTTGAAATGCAACTGGGCAGAAAAGTTTCTTATATtactttataattatcaataataataagCTTTATGTACAATggcctgtttggattggcttatttgagcttatctacgaCTACTAGTATATGCACTTGTGAGATCgtatagaaacaacttatgacatgtccataaactGTTTTCAACGTATTTCCATAAGCACTGcagaatagcttatgaaaacaactgaGTTTATATGTAAACAATGTGGTggttttgttatatatataagacttctatgataagcgcttattctataagtgcttaattaaacTGTTTATCCAAAGAGGGCCTTAAATTTGGTTACCTCCTACTTTTGGAGTAAATCATTCTTACAATAGCTTACATTCTTTTCATAATAGTATGAAGTTTCCTTCGGTCATTGTTCACCTGATGCGAGAAAAACTAATAATGATTGTTGCTTATTACTTTCTCTTACAGATTGCTGGGCAGTTACTTAACAACCAGGCTTTGGAGTTCTATAAATGGGATGGTGACCTTTCCCAGTTGTTGCAGAATGTTCGAGACAAACTGAATAAAGTTGCTGAAGTATGTTTCTCAAAATCTCGTTTTTGTTTCCATATAACCAATTAGCTTTACAGATTTTCAGTCATGgtgatgaatatatatatatacctcttTAGTAATAATTCTTCGTTGTTTCTTCAGGAATGGACTCGAGAAGAGAAGGATCATTGTCTGGAAGAAACAGAAAAGTCATTCAAGCTCTCGGGAGAGATTCTGCGTTTAATTCTATCATGATGATAGTAAGAACCCAACTATGTGTAATTACTTGTGTTGAAGTGCATGGCCGAAGCCAATGCCAATAACATTTTATTTCatcatatgtatatataaaaaaatgtagatGCACATTTAATTTTCAATTCACTAAGGAATAATAGTACTTATGTTGTTGAAATGATGCACCATTTTGTTGATTACTGACTTTTTTCTCTTTAGTGCTTTTAGTTTTTAGATGCCGAGAGAGCATTTTCTGGTTATGGCATTAAGCCAAAAAAGTCTACTATaaaggaattttttttgtcaagtaacttAGTGGCTGTGTTCGGGATTTAAACCCCCGCCCTGCATATATAATTCGATGTTCTTACCAACTGAGTCAAGTTCAGTGAGACACTATAAAGAAATGATTAGTAGTGtgataatataataacaaaaatctCTATCATTGCTTAATTCTGTCAAAATACAGTCCACCGGAATACATTAAACCATGGGCAAGGAAAGTAGGAATGAAAAAGTGGAAACAAAATCCTACTGAGGTAAATTGACAAATTACAACATGACTCATGACTCTGCATTTCTCTTTTTTAGCTAGAAGTATCTTTTGTAACTAAACTGAATAAACAATGAGTTTTGAATAGGAATATCATCGGAGCGAAGATTGAGTGGGGAGTACTTTATCACTCTCTTTTCTACTATCTAATAtgttcttcattttcattttctatttcgTAGAGTATGCTTCCACCACCCCATATTTTTGCGGAGATCcatcaatattaaaaaaaagtattgaagttctattattttttaatcaaactagttgttaaaaaaatataatcataaaCAACTTAAAAATTAAGCAAGGTAATTGAAACCGGACCGGACGTCGAACCGATTGAGGCATCGGTTCACGGTTTAAAGGTTCGACTGGGGTTGAAGCGGGGTTCAACCggtattaattaaatatagtttttatatttataaatatttaaatagtatataaaataataataataataataataataataataataatag from Trifolium pratense cultivar HEN17-A07 linkage group LG5, ARS_RC_1.1, whole genome shotgun sequence encodes:
- the LOC123885972 gene encoding uncharacterized protein LOC123885972, producing MSESSQTTKSARSTRSKAKIEYALIIKDVVPVTTVHASKPKVQSRVAEKKGKGKSVEKKKTSKVSDAISPSATEVNPKTVSDVVETIVPTGDNPSLEKLGSDAEKRDLNAMSVETEMEDTPTEQEEVETAEKEPVMEAAAEKDVETTDTTSESIDEETRTADEGTSDNEGDTQSEESNQSIPTEEPEIEADKSAGVEEEKEKDAFETLKNVLISTPINIAPD
- the LOC123884959 gene encoding heme oxygenase 1, chloroplastic, coding for MASPTASLYQIQSIFHYKNNNKPLFSLSSPTHQFPSNSNFFLQRKLSLTMPRKESVIVVSATTAEKKRHPGEKKGFVEEMRFVAMRLHTKDQAKEGEKEVKEPEEKAVTKWEPTVDGYLRFLVDSKIVYDTLEKIVQDAAYPYYAEFKNTGLERSASLDKDLAWFKEQGYTIPEPSTPGLTYADYLKDLSQNDPQAFICHFYNIYFAHSAGGRMIGKKIAGQLLNNQALEFYKWDGDLSQLLQNVRDKLNKVAEEWTREEKDHCLEETEKSFKLSGEILRLILS